One Salvia splendens isolate huo1 chromosome 1, SspV2, whole genome shotgun sequence genomic window, TGTAGAGATTTTTCTGACGAATCGGTGAATTGAATGCAGTGCAGAGTGCTGCTTTGGGGTTTGATATGATAGAGATGACTTGGCTCAGCGCATTTTTGATTGGGGCGGGTTGCTTCGCTCTAGGATGCCTAATTGGATTGAGGCGTTCTTCCCGCGCCGCTCGGCGCTCGTCGAAAGGTGCTGAGGTTAACGAGGAGGGGAGGAAGAAGGTTAATCGAGGCAAACCGCTGCTGGAGGTTGAAAAACTAGCTGAAATTATCGACGATTTCAAGATGGTATTGTTTGtagtttgtgtgtgtgtgtgtgtgtgtgtgtttatggTGTTGTGTGGTATGAATGATGATGGTTGAGTGTAGGTTTTGGTTGTGCGGAATGATTTGAAAATGGGGAAAGGGAAGATTGCTGCCCAATGCAGGTGAGTGTTTCCATGATGATTGCTGTAAACATGATGCTTTGGCTTCTTTTCTCTGCCATTGATTGAATTAATTGGTGGTTATCTTGTCTTTGACTAATAGTGTTTTTGTATGATGCTCCAAGTTTGTTGAATCTTAGAGGTACTACCTATATAAAGCAATTGCTTAAGTTGAACAGGTAAAAGGGAATAAAAGAATCTGTACGCGGTGGTAAGCTAATGGAGCATTAAGTACCTGGATTTCTAGTGTGTATTTTAATGTTTTCAGGTTACAATTCTTGATTTTGAGGCATGAAAGGTTAATGTCTACATTGTCTAGGACGTCTCAAAATACCAGCTTGCCTGGAAAGTGTGGACTACTTACTGTATGATGTATTTTGGATGAGTGtgtgtataaattatttttcttgaaAAGGAACTAATGGCTTCTATTCTTACTAACTGACATTGGTATCTTACAAGTATCACCTGGTTTATTGTCCATATAGAAACCTGGCAACTTGAATCTGGTTATGAAGAGAACCATAAAAGATCATTGAAGCATTCACGCTGCATCATCATTATAGTGTATGGGAAACATATTAGAAATTAATATCGTGGAATCTGTTGGTATATCTAGATACTCATTTAAGTCCCGTTGAAATCTTGTGGCTCTTTTTTTCTGGTCCGTCTATGTCTGAAAGAAATTTGGCGTGCAATTACCATTACTTTTGATATACGTACATAGATTATTACTGTGGCCCAAAGTAGAGTAACTTTCCTCTGGTTGTAGCCATGCGACTTTGGGGCTGTACAAGAAAATCCTGAACCGGGCACCAAAATCTTTAAGCAGGTACATTTTGACCTGTTGAAAATGATTCTCATGGGTATTATGTAAACATTTGTTTACTGCTTAAATTTGATCTTGATACAGATGGGAGATGTGTGGGCAGGTTAAGGTGGTGGTGAAAATTGAAAGCGAGGATGATATGCTTGTTCTACAGGTCAAACTATTGCATTTCCTTTTTATCGAATGCATTTGTTTTAGCTTCTATGACTATACCATCACCAAGAATAGAAATATTAATGC contains:
- the LOC121802492 gene encoding peptidyl-tRNA hydrolase 2, mitochondrial-like isoform X1; amino-acid sequence: MQLLTVQSAALGFDMIEMTWLSAFLIGAGCFALGCLIGLRRSSRAARRSSKGAEVNEEGRKKVNRGKPLLEVEKLAEIIDDFKMVLVVRNDLKMGKGKIAAQCSHATLGLYKKILNRAPKSLSRWEMCGQVKVVVKIESEDDMLVLQERAKSLNLPTHVTIDAGRTQIAPNSRTVMAVLGPAELVDDVTGGLKLL
- the LOC121802492 gene encoding peptidyl-tRNA hydrolase 2, mitochondrial-like isoform X2, whose amino-acid sequence is MQLLTVQSAALGFDMIEMTWLSAFLIGAGCFALGCLIGLRRSSRAARRSSKGAEVNEEGRKKVNRGKPLLEVEKLAEIIDDFKMVLVVRNDLKMGKGKIAAQCSHATLGLYKKILNRAPKSLSRWEMCGQVKVVVKIESEDDMLVLQERAKSLNLPTHVTIDAGRTQIAPRPAELVDDVTGGLKLL